A segment of the Manis javanica isolate MJ-LG chromosome 10, MJ_LKY, whole genome shotgun sequence genome:
GTTTCTAGAgtgcttattttattgtatttccagTGAAATTAAATGGATAGCTTTTAACTTCCCAGGATTGttcctttttaagaaaagaaattgaagttcTTTCAGCCTTCAGGGATATTCTATTTCTACCATGAGGTCCCCAAAATAACCATTAGTGACTTTGCTGTGTAGCACCTGCTCATTTCTAGTTCCTCCATGAAGCTTGGCTTAGACTCAGTTGACTGGAGCACATCAAGCTTTTAAAGTTCATCTTCCATCAAGCTCTTCTTATCCAGTTTCATCTTTTATCCCTGGGGCTGTTCTCTATAACTCTGTTAAGAATATCACCCTTTCCATTTTCAGAGGGCACAGCTGATGTGAATTTGTTGCAGGTAACAATTTGGGTTTGTAGCAAAAATGCTTTCAGAACAGACAGCAGCCCTGGGGACAGGATGGGAGTCAATGAATGTCCAGCTGGATGGAGCAGAGCCCCGGGTGGAAAGGGGAAGCCAGGAAGAGGGGCCACGGAGAACAACACCAGGGCCACTGGAGCACCTATGCTGCGACCTTGAAGAGGAGCCACAGCCCCTTCAGGAGAAAGGTGAGAGCCCAGAGGGTATGCATGTGGGAAGCACAATGCAAAGAGTAGTCTCCTAATCTATTTTCCCAAAAGTAAGAGTTAAAAATCACCAGATTGTCATGGATTGGACATCATAACCAATAGCAGGACCATTCCATTCTTCTTGGATTCTGGATCACAGGAATATTAGAAGCTTCTAGATTCTACAGGCCAAGTAACTGAGCTTCTCCTATTCCTTGCATAATCCCTCCACAAACTGCAAGTGCATGGTTAGTGGTTCTGAATGTGGGAGACAAAGGAAATGACAGCAACACTGATTACTGTTGGAGAACACACCCAGTTAGATGCACTTTATTTCATTCAGATAATGTAAATTCAAACCACAGCTCGTCTAGTAAAGATGGATGACATAAAAGCTCACCAAAAACTACTCAGTACGCTTGCAGAACGTTTTGAGTGAAGTTCTCTGTGCATCTGAGTTTTACCAGTGGGCATAGATACAGGAAAAAACGTGACCCTTAAACCCCTCTAAAATGGGGCCCAGGCTCTTACTGTAAAAGGGTGGATGGTCCATCTCTAATGGTGCCCTTCTCCCCTCACCAGCTCAGTCAGCTCCCTGGGTTCCTGCCATTACCCAGGAGGGGAGCACTGGAGATTGGGAGATGGCAGCTGCTCTTCTCGCAGCCGGATCACAGGTGGGCTTTGTGTTTCCCTTGGCTTCTCCTGGAGTCTCATTCCTGCTGCCTTCTGTAGCCTTAGCACCATCCCATTGATTTACTTCACCTGATCACTAATGATATGTCCATCTTGTAACTGAACAGATTCTATCTCTTTCCAAAGGGCTCACAATGCCCTTGACAAAATAAATGGAGGCAAAATAGGAAGAAGAGAATTTCTAGAGGTTATGGTTTTTTTGATGGATAGCTGTGCTCTCCACAGGGGGATTTTAAGAACAATTCATTAATATCCTTTAAGAAATCTAGAAATATTAGGAAAAGAGCTGAAGGAAGCTTGGAAAAACATAAAGTAGACAGGATTAGGTAGATAATAGAGTATTTATGGAAGAGTAGAGAATATAGAAAGACTAGAAGGCGTAGGAGAGCCATGGAAAGGTAATAGCAGCAGTAGTTGTAGCTACACTCCCAGAGGGCTTACCATGCTTGCTGTTTCTCTGACTGCTTATGTGTAGTAACTCATTTAACCCTAGAAAACtgaattatcctcattttacaggtcaGGCACTTGTGTGGGACTACActgctagtaagtggcagaaataGGAGTCATTTGGTTCCAGAATCAGAGCTGACCACACTGTAATAAGCTTCCTCAAAAGACTGGCATGGTGGGGGGAAGGGCAAGAAAGAATGTTTTTATCTGTATCATTTTGTgatacagataaagaaaagttcTACGTATAGAAAAGGAAAGGTCAAGTGGAGGGATGAGGAACTAGTACACAACTTCTGCAGTGAAGATGAGGCAGGTGAGAAGGGACTGGGCAGCTCCCTGTAGCCGCATGGAGAGAGCACTGAGTGTGGGGGCCTCCGCTTCTCACGCCCTACTTGGGGGAGCTCCTCTAGAGACGCTGTCCTCACCTGTTCAGGAAtcattttctttacccatctCCAGTTTTCCTCTTCCCCAAACTATGTGCCCTACCCAGGGATCTCTGGGAGGTTCTTTAGATCCTCTTTTGCCCTCTCTCCTCTACTACCTCAGCCTTTTATATTGAGACCACATTTTTTCTTTAGGAACAATACTAACAGATGCCACATTTCATTTCAGGGCCTGGTAACAATCAAGGATGTGTCCCTGTGCTTCTCTCAGGAGGAATGGCGGAGCCTGGACCCTTCTCAGACAGACTTTTATGGAGAATATGTCATGCAGGAAAACTGTGGAATAGTGGTCTCTCTAAGTAAGCATGACCTTTCCCAGCCACTCTGAAAGATTGCACTCTGGGAGGATGAAGCCATCTGCCCTAGGGCTGTTGGATAGTATCTGTGTAGGGTTCTTTCCTTGGCAGGAAATCTGTCTACTTTTCCAGCAGAGAAAGAGCACTAAGGGCTAATTCAAAGAGAATGGAAGTGaggcatcatttaaaaaaaaaaaaaaacagcaaaataatggTGAATTATGGAGAAGAGAACGCTAGGCTCTTCTTAGTTGGAAATTGAGAGGTTcttaaaaagcagagagaaggaCATTTAAGAGATGGAACTGAGTCCTTGGAAACTCAGAAACCTTCGAGGGAAAGATGGGAGTGGCGAGTAGGGACAGCTATAGTAGGGCTAATTAACTGAAGTTATGACCAGAAAGGTGGGAAGTGTTTGAAATTTGAGTGGCAGAGAACAGATTCATTGGGGAAGAGTGCGTTTTTCTAGAAGACCgaagaggaaacaaaaatgggagggaggaagagagagaggtctGTATCTGGCTGCTTTTATCTAGAATTCCAGGGAATAATTTAGggaatagctttttttttcttcagaaattcTATATGAGTTCAGTGAGTTGAACTCACTGACATCTCTACTTTCCTTTCCCATGAGCAGGATTTCCAATTCCCAAATTGGACATGCTTTCTCAACTAGAAGGAGGGGAAGAACAATGGGTCCCTGACCCCCAGGACTTAGAAGAGAGGGACATCCTGAGAGTCACATATACAGGTAAGGACTGAGAATAGACTTTCAGCCACAGTGATGACACTGCCTTCATCCCTTTTGGAGTGTCATCATTACAAGTCCCTCTGATCACTCCTCTGCCTCAGAGACTGACAGAGCTGAAAGCTTTAGAGATCTCCTCCTTCAGAAGTAAGACAGTGTAGCAGAAGAGTTTAGAGGgtaggctctggagccagactttGTGGATTTGAATCTAGGGACCATACCTGTGGGATCTTGGAAAACTAATTAACCTCACTTTGCATTACTCATCTGTGAGTTATTGTGAGATTTAAATATGTTAACATAGTAGAACAATATCAGGCACATAGTAAgcgctcaataaatgtcagttgtTATTGTTGATGTTATTGTTCAACCTCACTCCCATTGTAGAAGTGCCTCCCACAGTGTCTCTGGTATTGCTAACAGCCAGCGATGAGTGCAGCATATTGCTTAACTCTCTTCATTTATGCTTAGGCAAGAAGATGGTGATTGATAGTAAAAAACAGTGGTAATAAGTAATAGTAATAAACAATAACAGTAGCACAGACCACTTACTGAGTGCTTAGTATGTGCAGCTACTATACTGTGCTATCTATATTACAACATCTATCTtacaattattcccatttttcagaagaaGATATGAGGGCTTATAGAAGTCAAGTGGGAAAGCTGAGATTCAAAATTGGGTAATCTGCCTCCTAAGCCTAGGCTTTTAACCTTTACACCTCTTGCAGTGTCTTACACACATTAGAATCTGTTCTCTCACCCCTTGTGGGATGAGGTTTAAGGCATTATGGGAACCATAGAGCCTCACCTGTGACTTGAGTGGGGTGCTCTCTGTGACTCCCATCTTGGGTTGGTATTTTCCCTTCACAGGAGATGGAAGTGAGCACGAGGGAGATACCCCTGAACTAGAAGCAGAACCTCCCAGAATGTTGTCTAGTGTGTCTGAAGATACTGTTCTCTGGAACCCAGAACAGGATGAGAGCTGGGATTCCATGCCCAGGAGTTCCAGAGGAATGCTTCTGGCCCCACCTTTTCTTCAGGAAGATAGCTTCTCAAACCTATGTAGCACAGAGATGGATTCCCTGTTAAGACCACACACATGCCCCCAGTGTGGGAAACAGTTTGTGTGGGGCTCCCACCTTGCCAGGCACCAGCAAACACACACTGGGGAAAGGCCCTACAGCTGCCTCAAGTGTGAGAAGAGCTTTGGGCGAAGACATCACCTGATCCGGCACCAGAAAACCCACCTACATGACAAGCCCAGCAGATGCTCTGAGTGCGGTAAGAATTTCCGATGCAACTCCCACTTGGCCAGCCACCAGAGAGTGCACGTGGAAGGCAAGTCCTGCAAGGGCCAAGAGGTTGGAGAGAGCCCTGGGGTTCGGAAACGGCAGCGTGCTCCACCAGTACCAAAGTGCCATGTGTGCACTGAGTGTGGGAAGAGCTTTGGCCGACGGCACCACCTGGTGAGACACTGGCTGACCCATACTGGGGAAAAGCCCTTCCAGTGCCCTCGCTGTGAGAAGAGCTTTGGCCGCAAACATCACCTGGACAGGCACCTGCTGACCCACCAGGGACAAAGTGCCCGGAGCAGCTGGGACAGAGGGACATCTGTCTTTTGAAATTTGTTTCTGCTGCAACTATGGTCACATCTTTCAGCTGGTGCTACCAGGCATCTCTGCCAGAGCTGCCCTTCTCCTGTACCCCAGTGGCCAGAATCATGAGCCCTAGAAA
Coding sequences within it:
- the ZNF641 gene encoding zinc finger protein 641, whose translation is MLSEQTAALGTGWESMNVQLDGAEPRVERGSQEEGPRRTTPGPLEHLCCDLEEEPQPLQEKAQSAPWVPAITQEGSTGDWEMAAALLAAGSQGLVTIKDVSLCFSQEEWRSLDPSQTDFYGEYVMQENCGIVVSLRFPIPKLDMLSQLEGGEEQWVPDPQDLEERDILRVTYTGDGSEHEGDTPELEAEPPRMLSSVSEDTVLWNPEQDESWDSMPRSSRGMLLAPPFLQEDSFSNLCSTEMDSLLRPHTCPQCGKQFVWGSHLARHQQTHTGERPYSCLKCEKSFGRRHHLIRHQKTHLHDKPSRCSECGKNFRCNSHLASHQRVHVEGKSCKGQEVGESPGVRKRQRAPPVPKCHVCTECGKSFGRRHHLVRHWLTHTGEKPFQCPRCEKSFGRKHHLDRHLLTHQGQSARSSWDRGTSVF